The proteins below come from a single Triticum aestivum cultivar Chinese Spring chromosome 5D, IWGSC CS RefSeq v2.1, whole genome shotgun sequence genomic window:
- the LOC123123256 gene encoding cactin: MPRKERDAEGSRSSSRRRRSPSDSDSDSDSGGSPRRGRSRHRRRSRRKAAPPSSSSSSGASDSQASGSGSDSGDRRRRRSGSAKRGGVTEEQILEYMSKKAQKKAEKVAKKMKANAVSGYSNDSNPFGDPNLTENFVWRKKIDRAVTEGQKVDISVKAEKKRQRERMAEIEKVKKRREERAIEKAQHEEEMALLARERARAEFQDWEKKEEEFHFDQSKFRSEIRLREGRTKPIDVLLKNLNFADEFDVELNEPYLVFKGLTVKEMEELHDDIKMHLDLDRESQVNVKYWEALMVVCDWELGEARKRDAVDRARVRGEEPPREVEERGLHASIEGDVKNLLEGKTSTELEEMQNQIESQMRSGTAKVVEYWEAILKRLHIYKAKACLREIHASLLRKHLHRLENAGAPEQAVEADEELDTKEEDVMRDEEEDDKRYSPEPIEHIAEAAESHLDEEDGSFSPELMHGNEDEDAIDPDEDKAELDRQREAVVTEHQRKVKEVMTAKAKKPDELELKAMKAMGAMEEGDAVFGSGAEVNLDSQVYWWHDKYRPRKPKYFNRVHTGYEWNKYNQTHYDHDNPPPKIVQGYKFNIFYPDLVDKSKAPIYTIEKDGSAGETCHIRFHAGPPYEDISFRIVNKEWEYSHKKGFKCTFERGILHLYFNFKRYRYRR; this comes from the exons ATGCCTAGGAAGGAGCGCGACGCCGAGGGCAGCCGGAGCtcgtcgcggcggcggcggtcgccgtCCGACTCggactccgactccgactccggCGGCTCGCCCCGCCGGggccggagccgccaccgccgcagGAGCCGCCGCAAGgccgccccgccctcctcctcctcctccagcggcGCGAGCGATTCGCAGGCGTCCGGCTCCGGCTCCGACTCCGGGGACcgccggaggaggcggagcggGAGCGCCAAGCGCGGGGGCGTCACGGAGGAGCAGATCCTGGAGTACATGTCCAAGAAGGCGCAGAAGAAG GCCGAGAAGGTGGCCAAGAAGATGAAGGCCAACGCGGTGTCGGGCTACTCCAACGATTCCAACCCTTTTGGCGACCCCAACCTCACAGAGAA CTTTGTTTGGCGAAAGAAGATTGATCGCGCTGTAACTGAAGGGCAGAAGGTGGACATTTCTGTTAAAGCTGAAAAGAAAAGGCAGAGGGAAAGAATG GCTGAAATAGAGAAGGTTAAGAAAAGAAGGGAGGAAAGAGCAATTGAAAAAGCACAGCATGAGGAGGAAATG GCATTGTTAGCCAGAGAAAGAGCACGTGCTGAGTTTCAAGATTGGgagaagaaagaggaagag TTTCATTTTGATCAAAGCAAATTTAGGTCTGAGATCAGGTTACGGGAGGGACGTACAAAGCCTATTGATGTTCTCCTGAAGAATCTTAACTTTGCAGACGAATTTGATGTTGAGTTAAATGAGCCCTACTTGGTGTTCAAG GGATTAACAGTGAAGGAGATGGAAGAGTTACATGATGACATTAAGATGCATCTCGATCTGGACAGGGAAAGCCAAGTAAATGTCAAGTACTGGGAG GCACTCATGGTAGTGTGTGATTGGGAGCTAGGTGAGGCTCGGAAAAGAGATGCCGTGGACCGGGCTAGGGTCCGTGGTGAGGAACCACCCCGTGAGGTTGAAGAGAGAGGCTTGCATGCAAGTATTGAGGGGGATGTAAAAAATCTCTTGGAGGGTAAGACTTCCACAGAGCTAGAAGAGATGCAAAATCAAATTGAGTCCCAGATGCGCTCTGGAACTGCAAAAGTTGTTGAATACTGGGAGGCCATTTTGAAACGCCTTCATATATACAAAGCAAAG GCTTGCCTGAGGGAAATCCATGCTTCTCTCTTACGTAAGCATCTGCATCGTCTAGAGAATGCTGGCGCTCCTGAACAGGCTGTAGAAGCTGATGAAGAATTAGACACTAAAGAGGAGGATGTGATGCGCGACGAGGAAGAAG ATGATAAACGATATTCACCAGAACCTATAGAACATATAGCTGAAGCAGCAGAGAGCCATTTGGATGAGGAAGATGGCTCCTTCTCACCCGAGCTAATGCATggcaatgaagatgaagatgcaatTGATCCTGATGAGGACAAGGCAGAACTG GATCGGCAACGTGAAGCTGTAGTTACCGAGCATCAAAGGAAAGTTAAGGAGGTCATGACAGCTAAGGCAAAAAAACCAGATGAGTTGGAGCTGAAGGCAATGAAAGCGATGGGAGCAATGGAGGAAGGGGACGCTGTGTTTGGTTCAGGTGCTGAAGTGAACCTGGATTCACAG GTGTACTGGTGGCATGACAAGTACCGACCAAGGAAACCAAAGTACTTCAATCGTGTGCATACTGGATATGAGTGGAACAAATACAATCAAACTCATTATGATCACGACAACCCGCCTCCTAAAATCGTCCAGGGCTACAAGTTCAACATATTTTACCCTGATCTTGTGGATAAATCAAAAGCACCAATATACACTATAGAGAAAGATGGAAGCGCTGGGGAGACATGCCATATAAGGTTTCATGCTGGCCCTCCATACGAGGATATT TCATTCCGCATCGTGAACAAGGAGTGGGAGTACTCACACAAGAAGGGCTTCAAGTGCACATTTGAGCGTGGGATTCTTCATCTGTATTTCAACTTCAAGCGATACCGCTACAGGCGATAG
- the LOC123123257 gene encoding protein argonaute MEL1: protein MAYRGGGGRGGRGDQQYGGGRGAPAGGGRGGGRGPTGFVWPPPGAPSAPRPAAPAQYAPAVAIYHNPNATGPHQGAYQHGVVVRNPAPAPYATVRAPSPTPVTIRAPSPTPATIRAPAPTPSPAAAPFQPDRVSAPAPAPPTPASVAKELEQKLFVTETALAPPAAAAAAAVAAMQPEEEKAPDVDLAPVSKKGLAHPARPGAGTVGKKVMIRANHFLVNVADNNLFHYDVSINPESKSRAVNREVLSELIKLHGKTSLGGKLPAYDGRKSLYTAGSLPFESEEFSVTLVDPEKKDKEKAEREYKITIRIAGRTDLYHLQQFLKGRQRDMPQETIQVLDVVLRESPSWNYVTVSRSFFSTTFGHRGDIGEGLECWRGYYQSLRPTQMGLSLNIDISATSFFKPVTVVQFVLEFLNLRDTSRPLTDRDRVKIKKALRGVRVETNHQEDQIRRYKITGITPVPMSQLIFPVDERGTRMSVVQYFMQRYKYNLQYTSWPCLQSGSDARPVYLPMEACKIVEGQRYSKKLNDKQVTNILRATCQRPQQREQSIREYAEDKFAQEFGINVCSDLVSVPARVLPPPMLRYHDSGKEKTCAPSVGQWNMINKKMINGGIIDNWACVSFSRMRPEEVHRFCCDLIQMCNMTGMSVNPRPLVDNRSASPNHIENALRDVYRRTTEMLGKQGHEKQLQLLIVILPEVSGSYGKIKKVCETDLGIVSQCCLPRHAARPNKQYLENVALKINVKVGGRNTVLERAFVRNGIPFVSEVPTIIFGADVTHPPPGEDSASSIAAVVASMDWPEITKYRGLVSAQPHRQEIIEDLFSVTKDPQRGNVNGGMIRELLIAFRRKTGQRPERILFYRDGVSEGQFSHVLLHEMDAIRKACASLEEGYMPPVTFVVVQKRHHTRLFPEVHGRRDMTDKSGNILPGTVVDLMICHPTEFDFYLCSHAGIQGTSRPTHYHVLYDENHFTADALQSLTNNLCYTYARCTRAVSVVPPAYYAHLAAFRARYYVEGDSSDGGSTPGSSGQAAIAREGPVEVRQLPKIKDNVKDVMFYC, encoded by the exons ATGGCCTACCGCGGAGGCGGAGGCCGGGGAGGCCGCGGCGACCAGCAGTACGGCGGAGGCCGGGGCGCGCCGGCGGGAGGAGGGCGCGGGGGCGGCCGCGGGCCCACGGGCTTCGTCTGGCCGCCTCCGGGCGCTCCGTCGGCGCCGCGTCCCGCCGCGCCGGCGCAGTACGCGCCAGCCGTCGCCATCTACCACAACCCCAACGCCACGGGGCCGCACCAGGGCGCCTACCAGCACGGCGTCGTCGTCCGCAACCCCGCGCCGGCGCCCTACGCCACCGTCCGCGCGCCTTCCCCGACGCCGGTCACCATCCGCGCGCCCTCGCCCACGCCGGCCACCATCCGCGCTCCTGCTCCGACGCCTTCGCCGGCCGCGGCCCCGTTCCAGCCGGACCGCGTCTCCGCCCCCGCTCCCGCTCCGCCGACCCCCGCGTCCGTCGccaaggagctggagcagaagctctTCGTCACGGAGACCGCgctggcgccgcccgccgccgcggccgcggcggcggtcgCGGCGATGCAGCCCGAGGAGGAGAAGGCCCCCGACGTGGACCTCGCGCCGGTGTCCAAGAAGGGGCTCGCCCACCCCGCGCGGCCCGGCGCCGGCACCGTGGGCAAGAAGGTGATGATCCGCGCCAACCACTTCCTCGTCAACGTCGCCGACAACAACCTCTTCCACTACGAT GTTTCAATTAACCCGGAGTCAAAATCAAGAGCTGTGAACAGGGAGGTACTCAGTGAGCTAATCAAGTTGCACGGCAAGACATCCCTTGGCGGCAAGTTGCCTGCCTATGATGGAAGAAAGAGTCTCTACACTGCAGGCTCACTCCCTTTTGAGTCTGAGGAGTTCTCTGTTACACTGGTTGATCCGGAAAAGAAAGACAAAGAAAA GGCTGAAAGGGAGTACAAGATCACCATTCGGATTGCTGGGAGGACAGACCTGTACCACCTCCAGCAGTTTCTCAAAGGAAGACAGAGGGATATGCCTCAAGAAACCATCCAAGTTCTTGATGTTGTCCTCAGGGAGTCACCATCCTGGAA CTATGTCACAgtgtccagatccttcttctccaccacctTTGGTCACAGAGGAGACATTGGTGAAGGATTAGAGTGCTGGAGAGGTTACTACCAGAGCTTACGCCCAACCCAGATGGGACTGTCACTCAATATAG ATATATCTGCAACATCCTTCTTCAAGCCTGTGACAGTGGTCCAGTTTGTGCTAGAGTTCCTCAACTTACGTGATACCTCGCGGCCTCTGACAGACAGGGACCGTGTTAAG ATAAAGAAAGCACTCCGTGGGGTGCGTGTCGAAACAAACCACCAGGAAGACCAAATCAGAAGATACAAGATAACAGGGATTACTCCTGTTCCCATGAGCCAGCTCAT ATTTCCTGTTGATGAGAGAGGAACAAGAATGTCAGTTGTTCAGTACTTCATGCAAAGATACAAATACAATCTGCAGTATACTTCTTGGCCCTGCTTGCAGTCTGGAAGTGATGCTCGACCTGTGTATCTGCCTATGGAG GCGTGCAAGATTGTTGAAGGGCAAAGGTACTCTAAGAAACTGAATGACAAGCAGGTCACCAACATACTTAGAGCTACCTGTCAACGTCCCCAGCAGAGGGAGCAAAGCATTCGTGAG TATGCTGAGGACAAGTTTGCTCAGGAGTTTGGAATCAATGTCTGCAGTGACCTGGTCTCTGTTCCAGCCCGTGTGCTGCCTCCCCCCATG TTGAGATATCATGATTCTGGAAAGGAGAAAACTTGTGCGCCAAGTGTTGGACAGTGGAACATGATTAACAAG AAAATGATCAATGGAGGAATCATAGACAACTGGGCCTGTGTGAGTTTTTCACGCATGCGTCCTGAGGAGGTACACAGGTTCTGTTGTGATCTGATTCAGATGTGCAATATGACTGGAATG TCTGTCAATCCAAGGCCACTTGTAGACAACCGATCAGCTAGCCCCAACCACATCGAGAATGCCTTGAGGGATGTCTACAGGAGGACTACCGAAATGCTTGGAAAACAGGGACACGAAAAACAGCTACAACTGTTAATCGTAATCCTACCTGAAGTCAGTGGTTCTTATG GGAAAATCAAGAAGGTTTGCGAGACTGACCTTGGGATCGTGTCTCAGTGTTGCCTGCCAAGGCATGCTGCCAGACCGAACAAGCAATATCTGGAGAATGTTGCACTCAAAATCAATGTGAAG GTCGGAGGACGCAACACAGTTCTGGAGAGAGCTTTTGTGCGAAATGGCATACCGTTTGTGTCCGAAGTCCCAACAATCATCTTTGGTGCTGATGTTACACACCCCCCACCTGGAGAGGACTCTGCATCATCTATTGCTGCG GTGGTGGCATCAATGGACTGGCCAGAGATCACCAAGTACAGAGGTCTTGTCTCTGCTCAACCACACAGGCAGGAGATAATTGAAGACCTCTTCAGTGTCACCAAAGACCCACAGAGGGGTAACGTCAATGGTGGCATGATCAG GGAGCTACTGATTGCCTTCCGCAGGAAAACAGGCCAGAGGCCTGAGAGGATACTCTTCTACAG GGATGGTGTAAGTGAAGGCCAATTCAGCCATGTTCTGCTTCATGAAATGGACGCAATCAGGAAG GCCTGCGCCTCATTGGAGGAAGGGTATATGCCCCCAGTCACCTTTGTGGTTGTCCAGAAAAGGCATcacaccaggttgttccctgaggTTCATGGGAGGCGTGATATGACTGACAAGAGTGGGAACATACTTCCAG GAACTGTGGTTGACCTCATGATTTGCCACCCTACAGAGTTTGATTTCTACTTGTGCAGCCATGCTGGCATTCAG GGAACTAGCAGGCCAACACACTACCATGTTCTTTATGATGAGAATCACTTCACAGCCGACGCGCTTCAGTCACTGACCAACAATCTCTGCTACAC CTATGCTCGTTGCACTCGTGCGGTCTCTGTTG TCCCACCGGCGTACTACGCCCATCTTGCCGCATTCCGTGCGCGCTACTACGTGGAAGGGGACAGCTCGGACGGCGGGTCGACCCCAGGGAGCAGCGGGCAGGCGGCGATCGCGCGTGAGGGCCCTGTGGAGGTGCGCCAGCTCCCAAAGATCAAGGACAACGTCAAGGACGTCATGTTCTACTGCTGA